A region from the Citrobacter koseri ATCC BAA-895 genome encodes:
- the selB gene encoding selenocysteine-specific translation elongation factor, producing MIIATAGHVDHGKTTLLQAITGVNADRLPEEKKRGMTIDLGYAYWPQPDGRVLGFIDVPGHEKFLSNMLAGVGGIDHALLVVACDDGVMAQTREHLQILQLTGNPQLTVALTKADRVDDARIEEVREEILATLGHYGFADATLFVTAANEGRGIEALREHLRQLAGRAHPGHQSFRLAIDRAFTVKGAGLVVTGTALSGEVNVGDTLWLTGVNKPMRVRSLHAQNQATEHAHAGQRIALNIAGDAEKEQLNRGDWLLSDVPPDAFSRVIVSLEHAAPLVQWQPLHIHHAASHVTGRISLLEGTLAELVFDTPLWLADNDRLVLRDISARTTLAGARVVTLNSPRRGKRKPEYLQWLSALENARDDSAALATHLERGAVNIPDFVWARQLNGDGMRQLIEQHGFIQAGYSLLNAPVAARWQRKILDTLAMYHEHHRDEPGPGRERLRRMALPMEDEALVLLLIDRMRESGVIHSHHGWLHLPDHKAGFSDEQQAVWQNIEPLFGDDPWWVRDLAKEKGVDEQVMRQVLRQAAQQGMITAIVKDRYYRNDRIVAFANLIRELDQERGSTCAADFRDRLNVGRKLAIQILEYFDRTGFTRRRGNDHLLRDALLFPAKE from the coding sequence ATGATTATTGCAACCGCCGGACACGTTGACCACGGAAAAACAACGCTATTACAGGCGATTACCGGCGTGAATGCCGATCGCCTGCCGGAAGAAAAAAAACGCGGTATGACTATCGATCTGGGGTATGCCTACTGGCCGCAGCCGGATGGCCGCGTACTGGGATTTATCGACGTTCCCGGTCATGAAAAGTTTCTCTCCAACATGCTGGCGGGCGTGGGCGGTATCGATCATGCGCTGCTGGTTGTCGCCTGCGATGACGGCGTGATGGCGCAGACCCGCGAGCATCTGCAAATTTTACAATTGACGGGCAATCCGCAGCTTACGGTTGCGCTGACCAAAGCCGACCGCGTGGACGACGCGCGAATAGAAGAGGTGCGGGAAGAGATTCTGGCGACGCTGGGCCATTACGGGTTTGCCGACGCGACGCTGTTTGTCACCGCTGCGAATGAAGGGCGCGGTATTGAGGCATTGCGCGAGCATTTACGGCAGTTGGCGGGCCGCGCGCATCCCGGCCATCAGAGCTTCCGCCTGGCGATCGATCGCGCGTTTACGGTGAAAGGCGCAGGGCTGGTGGTGACCGGTACGGCGCTCAGCGGCGAAGTGAACGTCGGCGATACGCTGTGGCTGACCGGTGTGAATAAGCCAATGCGCGTGCGCAGCCTGCATGCGCAGAATCAGGCGACTGAACACGCTCATGCCGGACAGCGTATTGCGCTGAATATCGCGGGTGATGCGGAAAAAGAGCAGCTTAACCGTGGCGACTGGCTTCTCTCTGACGTACCGCCGGATGCCTTTTCACGCGTCATCGTTTCGTTAGAACATGCTGCGCCGCTCGTGCAATGGCAACCGCTGCATATTCACCACGCCGCCAGCCATGTCACCGGACGTATTTCCCTGCTGGAGGGCACGCTGGCGGAACTGGTGTTCGATACGCCGCTATGGCTTGCCGATAACGATCGGCTGGTATTACGCGATATTTCTGCCCGAACCACGCTTGCTGGCGCACGCGTGGTGACGCTCAACTCGCCGCGTCGCGGTAAACGTAAACCGGAATATCTGCAATGGCTGTCGGCGCTGGAAAACGCCAGGGATGACAGCGCCGCGCTGGCGACGCATCTCGAACGCGGCGCGGTGAATATTCCTGATTTCGTGTGGGCACGGCAGCTCAACGGCGACGGTATGCGCCAGCTTATTGAACAGCATGGTTTTATTCAGGCGGGTTACAGCCTGTTGAATGCCCCTGTCGCCGCGCGCTGGCAGCGTAAGATTCTGGATACGCTCGCGATGTACCACGAACATCATCGCGATGAACCCGGCCCAGGGCGCGAGCGTTTGCGGCGCATGGCGCTCCCGATGGAAGACGAAGCGCTGGTGCTGCTGCTCATCGACCGTATGCGTGAAAGCGGCGTGATTCACAGCCACCATGGCTGGTTGCATTTACCGGATCACAAAGCCGGTTTCAGCGACGAGCAGCAGGCCGTCTGGCAAAACATTGAGCCGCTGTTTGGCGACGACCCCTGGTGGGTGCGCGATCTGGCGAAAGAAAAGGGCGTGGACGAGCAAGTTATGCGGCAGGTGCTGCGACAGGCGGCACAGCAGGGCATGATTACCGCGATCGTGAAAGATCGTTATTACCGTAACGATCGGATTGTCGCTTTTGCGAACCTGATCCGCGAACTGGATCAGGAGAGAGGCTCGACCTGCGCCGCTGATTTTCGCGATCGGCTGAATGTTGGACGAAAACTCGCCATTCAGATTCTGGAGTATTTTGACCGGACAGGATTCACGCGCCGTCGCGGAAACGATCATTTATTACGCGATGCGTTATTATTTCCGGCAAAAGAATGA
- a CDS encoding glutathione S-transferase, with translation MKLIGSYTSPFVRKISVLLLEKGITFEFVNELPYNAENGVAQYNPLGKVPALVTDKGECWFDSPIIAEYIELLDIAPVMIPREPLASLKVRQIEVLADGIMDAGLVSVREQARPAAQQSETELLRQREKINRSLDALEGYLVDGTIKTDTVNLATIAIACAVGYLNFRRVAPGWCVDRPHLVKLVETLFQRESFARTEPPKA, from the coding sequence ATGAAACTCATCGGCAGCTATACCAGCCCTTTTGTGCGAAAGATTTCGGTTTTATTGCTGGAAAAGGGCATCACTTTCGAATTTGTGAATGAACTTCCCTACAACGCGGAAAACGGCGTGGCGCAGTACAACCCGCTTGGCAAAGTCCCCGCGCTGGTGACGGATAAGGGAGAGTGCTGGTTCGATTCCCCGATAATCGCCGAATATATTGAGTTACTGGATATTGCTCCGGTGATGATTCCGCGTGAACCGCTGGCCTCACTGAAAGTACGGCAGATTGAAGTGTTGGCGGACGGCATTATGGATGCCGGTCTGGTTTCCGTGCGTGAACAGGCGCGCCCGGCGGCGCAGCAGTCTGAAACGGAACTGTTGCGCCAGCGCGAGAAAATCAACCGTAGCCTGGACGCGCTGGAAGGCTATCTGGTGGACGGGACGATTAAGACCGATACCGTGAATCTGGCAACCATCGCCATTGCCTGCGCCGTGGGCTACCTCAATTTCCGCCGCGTGGCGCCGGGCTGGTGTGTGGACAGACCGCACTTAGTCAAACTGGTGGAAACGCTCTTTCAACGCGAAAGTTTTGCCCGCACGGAACCGCCAAAGGCTTGA
- a CDS encoding DUF3302 domain-containing protein, whose translation MFLNYFALGVLIFVFLVIFYGIIMIHDIPYLIAKKRNHPHADAIHTAGWVSLFTLHVIWPFLWIWATLYQPERGWGMQAHVSPQEKEPEPEPEPDPELIALSKRVEALERKLAEVQSPDIPPSES comes from the coding sequence ATGTTTCTAAATTATTTCGCGTTAGGAGTATTGATCTTTGTTTTTCTGGTGATTTTTTATGGAATCATCATGATTCATGACATCCCTTATCTGATCGCTAAAAAACGAAACCACCCCCATGCTGATGCTATTCATACTGCTGGTTGGGTCAGTCTGTTTACGCTTCATGTTATTTGGCCGTTTCTGTGGATTTGGGCCACGCTTTATCAGCCTGAACGGGGCTGGGGCATGCAAGCGCATGTTTCACCACAGGAAAAGGAACCTGAGCCAGAACCGGAGCCTGACCCGGAACTTATCGCCTTGTCGAAACGTGTGGAAGCGCTGGAGCGAAAGCTGGCTGAGGTACAGTCCCCTGATATTCCCCCGTCGGAGAGCTAA
- a CDS encoding HlyD family secretion protein codes for MDLLIVLTYVALAWAVFKIFRIPVNQWTLSTAALGGVFLVSGLILLMNYNHPYTFTAQKAVISIPITPQVTGIVSEVTDKNNQLIKKGDVLFKIDPVRYQARVDRLQADLVTATHNIHTLKAQLAEAQANTTRVSAERDRLYKDYQRYLKGSQARVNPFSESDIDNARQNYLAQDAMVKGSVAEQTQIQSQLDSMVDGEQSQIVSLRAQLAEAKYNLEQTVIRAPSNGYVTQVLIRPGSYAAALPLRPVMVFIPEQKRQIVAQFRQNSLLRLEAGDEAEVVFNALPGQVFQGKLLSILPVVPGGSYQAQGTLQSLSVTPGMDGVLALIELEPNSDVDALPDGIYAQVAVYSDHFAHVSVMRKVLLRMTSWMHYLYLDH; via the coding sequence ATGGATCTGTTGATTGTTTTGACCTACGTAGCATTAGCCTGGGCGGTATTTAAAATATTCAGGATTCCGGTGAACCAATGGACACTTTCCACGGCGGCATTAGGCGGGGTATTTTTAGTTAGCGGACTTATATTATTAATGAACTATAACCACCCCTATACTTTTACGGCGCAGAAAGCGGTTATTTCTATTCCCATTACGCCGCAGGTAACAGGTATTGTGAGTGAGGTAACGGATAAAAATAATCAGCTGATTAAAAAAGGCGATGTTTTATTCAAAATCGATCCCGTGCGGTATCAGGCGCGGGTCGACAGGTTACAGGCTGACCTGGTCACGGCCACGCATAATATACATACCCTGAAGGCGCAATTAGCGGAGGCTCAGGCCAATACCACGCGGGTGTCCGCAGAACGCGACCGCCTCTATAAGGATTATCAGCGCTATCTGAAAGGCAGTCAGGCGAGGGTGAATCCGTTCTCTGAAAGCGATATCGATAACGCGCGGCAAAACTATTTAGCGCAGGATGCGATGGTAAAAGGTTCTGTTGCTGAGCAAACGCAGATCCAGAGCCAACTGGACAGCATGGTCGATGGCGAGCAGTCGCAAATCGTCAGCCTGCGGGCGCAGCTGGCCGAGGCGAAATACAATCTTGAACAGACGGTTATTCGCGCGCCGAGCAATGGCTATGTGACCCAGGTGCTCATCCGGCCCGGTAGCTATGCCGCCGCGCTGCCGCTGCGCCCGGTAATGGTTTTTATTCCCGAACAAAAACGGCAAATTGTCGCCCAGTTCCGGCAGAACTCATTATTACGTCTTGAGGCGGGAGATGAGGCAGAAGTGGTGTTCAATGCGCTGCCCGGCCAGGTATTCCAGGGCAAGTTGTTGAGTATTTTACCGGTTGTGCCCGGCGGTTCTTACCAGGCGCAGGGAACATTACAGTCCTTAAGCGTAACGCCGGGGATGGACGGCGTGCTTGCGTTGATTGAGCTGGAGCCGAATAGCGATGTGGATGCCCTGCCTGACGGCATTTACGCCCAGGTTGCGGTTTACTCCGATCACTTCGCCCATGTCTCCGTGATGCGTAAGGTGTTACTGCGCATGACCAGCTGGATGCACTATCTTTATTTGGATCATTAA
- the araD gene encoding L-ribulose-5-phosphate 4-epimerase, with translation MLEQLKAEVLAANLALPAHHLVTFTWGNVSAVDETRKLMVIKPSGVEYDVMTADDMVVVEIASGKVVEGSKKPSSDTPTHLALYRRYPQIGGIVHTHSRHATIWSQAGLDLPAWGTTHADYFYGAIPCTRLMTVEEIKGEYEYQTGEVIIKTFEERGLNPMQIPAVLVHSHGPFAWGKDAADAVHNAVVLEECAYMGLFSRQLTPQLPDMQPELLDKHYLRKHGANAYYGQ, from the coding sequence ATGTTAGAGCAGTTAAAAGCCGAGGTGCTGGCAGCCAATCTGGCGCTTCCGGCACACCATCTGGTGACATTCACCTGGGGTAACGTCAGCGCCGTAGATGAAACGCGAAAACTGATGGTCATTAAACCTTCCGGCGTTGAATATGACGTCATGACCGCCGACGATATGGTGGTGGTGGAGATCGCCAGCGGCAAGGTCGTTGAAGGCAGCAAAAAGCCCTCGTCCGATACGCCGACGCATCTGGCGCTCTATCGTCGTTATCCGCAGATCGGCGGAATTGTGCATACCCATTCCCGCCATGCAACGATCTGGTCACAGGCGGGTCTTGACCTGCCCGCCTGGGGCACCACGCATGCCGACTATTTCTATGGCGCAATCCCCTGTACCCGGCTGATGACCGTGGAGGAAATTAAAGGGGAATACGAATACCAGACGGGCGAGGTAATCATCAAAACCTTTGAAGAACGCGGTCTGAACCCAATGCAGATCCCGGCGGTATTAGTCCATTCACACGGGCCATTCGCCTGGGGGAAAGACGCCGCTGACGCCGTGCATAACGCCGTGGTGCTTGAGGAGTGCGCCTATATGGGGCTGTTTTCCCGCCAGCTCACGCCGCAGCTACCGGATATGCAGCCAGAATTGCTCGACAAACATTATCTGCGTAAACACGGCGCGAACGCCTATTACGGGCAGTAA
- a CDS encoding winged helix-turn-helix domain-containing protein encodes MEYQLHGFMIGREIFLDINEARIFRLPVNKMDSVISFCGVFFNRTMLHLFVYLLVNARSQYVSKDELLINVWEKNELCASTQRLSKVVKNLNNKLSLLGLPKNSIVCVKGSGYILALDDIQPLYSVVDNVDYQYRYR; translated from the coding sequence ATGGAATATCAGTTACATGGATTTATGATTGGCAGGGAAATATTCCTTGATATTAACGAAGCTCGAATTTTCCGGCTGCCGGTTAATAAAATGGATAGCGTCATCTCTTTCTGTGGAGTGTTTTTTAATCGGACAATGCTCCATCTGTTTGTTTACCTTTTGGTCAATGCACGTTCTCAATATGTCTCAAAGGATGAATTACTCATCAACGTTTGGGAAAAAAATGAATTATGTGCTTCCACGCAGCGTTTATCTAAAGTCGTCAAAAATCTAAATAATAAATTAAGTCTGCTGGGGCTACCGAAGAATTCAATTGTCTGCGTGAAAGGAAGTGGATACATACTGGCACTGGATGATATTCAACCGCTTTATAGTGTGGTGGACAATGTAGATTATCAATACCGATATCGCTGA
- the selA gene encoding L-seryl-tRNA(Sec) selenium transferase: MTTETRSLYSQLPAIDRLLRDSTFLSLRDTHGHTRVVDLLRQMLDEAREAIRDTQALPAWCENWAQEVNIRLEKEAQSALRPVINLTGTVLHTNLGRAQQAEEAIDAVAQAMRAPVTLEYDLDGAGRGHRDRALADLLCRITGAEDACIVNNNAAAVLLMLAATANGKEVVVSRGELVEIGGAFRIPDVMRQAGCTLHEVGTTNRTHAKDYRQAVNENTGLLMKVHTSNYSIEGFTKAVDEAELAAIGLELDIPVVADLGSGSLVDLSQYGLPKEPMPQQLIAAGVSLVSFSGDKLLGGPQAGIIVGKKEMIAQLQSHPLKRALRADKMTLAALEATLRLYLHPEALAEKLPTLRLLTRSEAAIQAQAQRLQAALATRFSAEFAVNVMPCLSQIGSGSLPVDRLPSAALTFTPHDGRGSRLEALAARWRALPVPIIGRIYDGRLWLDIRCLEDETRFMEMMLK, encoded by the coding sequence ATGACAACCGAAACGCGTTCACTCTACAGCCAGCTTCCTGCTATCGATCGCTTACTGCGTGACAGCACTTTTCTTTCTTTACGTGACACCCACGGGCACACCAGGGTGGTGGATCTGCTTCGCCAGATGTTGGATGAAGCAAGGGAAGCGATTCGCGATACGCAGGCGCTGCCCGCGTGGTGCGAGAACTGGGCGCAAGAGGTGAATATCCGGCTGGAGAAAGAGGCGCAAAGCGCGCTGCGTCCGGTGATTAACCTGACGGGAACGGTGCTGCACACCAATCTGGGGCGAGCGCAGCAGGCGGAAGAGGCGATTGACGCGGTGGCGCAGGCAATGCGCGCTCCGGTCACACTGGAATATGATCTGGATGGCGCCGGGCGCGGGCACCGCGATCGGGCGCTGGCGGATCTGTTATGTCGCATTACCGGGGCGGAAGACGCCTGTATTGTGAACAACAACGCGGCGGCCGTGTTGCTGATGCTGGCGGCGACGGCGAACGGTAAAGAGGTGGTGGTATCGCGTGGCGAACTGGTGGAGATTGGCGGCGCGTTTCGTATTCCTGATGTGATGCGTCAGGCGGGCTGTACGCTGCATGAGGTGGGCACCACCAACCGGACTCACGCGAAAGATTATCGTCAGGCGGTGAATGAAAACACCGGCCTGTTGATGAAAGTGCATACCAGTAATTACAGTATTGAAGGCTTCACCAAAGCGGTGGATGAGGCAGAGCTGGCCGCTATTGGGCTGGAGCTGGATATCCCGGTGGTGGCGGATCTGGGCAGCGGTTCGCTGGTGGATCTCAGTCAGTACGGCTTGCCGAAAGAACCGATGCCGCAGCAGCTGATTGCCGCAGGCGTCAGCCTGGTCAGCTTCTCTGGCGACAAGCTGCTGGGCGGGCCGCAGGCCGGGATCATTGTCGGCAAGAAAGAGATGATTGCGCAACTGCAAAGCCACCCGCTGAAGCGGGCTCTGCGTGCCGACAAAATGACGCTGGCGGCGCTGGAGGCAACCCTGCGGCTTTACCTGCACCCGGAAGCGCTGGCGGAGAAACTGCCGACGCTGCGGCTGTTAACCCGCAGTGAAGCGGCGATTCAGGCGCAGGCGCAGCGGCTACAGGCGGCGCTTGCCACACGCTTTAGCGCGGAGTTCGCGGTAAACGTGATGCCTTGCCTGTCGCAGATCGGCAGCGGTTCGCTGCCGGTTGATCGGCTGCCCAGCGCGGCACTGACCTTTACGCCGCATGACGGGCGCGGAAGCCGTCTTGAGGCGCTGGCGGCTCGCTGGCGCGCGCTGCCCGTCCCGATCATTGGCCGAATTTACGATGGTCGCCTGTGGCTGGATATCCGCTGCCTTGAAGACGAGACCCGGTTTATGGAGATGATGTTGAAATGA
- a CDS encoding L-ribulose-5-phosphate 3-epimerase, translating into MRNHPLGIYEKALAKDLSWPERLVLAKSCGFDFVEMSVDETDERLSRLDWSPTQRASLVTAMLETGVAIPSMCLSAHRRFPFGSRDEAVRQRARDIMTKAIHLARDLGIRTIQLAGYDVYYEEHDEGTQQRFAEGLAWAVEQAAAAQVMLAVEIMDTAFMNSISKWKKWDALLASPWFSVYPDVGNLSAWGNDVAAELKLGIDRIAAIHLKDTQPVTENSPGQFRDVPFGEGCVDFVGIFKTLHELNYRGAFLIEMWTEKAKEPVLEIIQARRWIEARMQEGGFTC; encoded by the coding sequence ATGCGTAATCATCCGTTAGGTATCTATGAAAAAGCGCTGGCAAAAGACCTCAGTTGGCCGGAGCGCCTGGTGCTGGCGAAAAGCTGCGGCTTTGACTTTGTCGAAATGTCGGTGGATGAGACCGACGAACGCCTGTCGCGCCTGGACTGGAGCCCCACGCAGCGGGCGTCGCTGGTGACCGCCATGCTGGAAACCGGCGTGGCCATCCCGTCAATGTGCCTGTCCGCGCATCGTCGCTTTCCCTTCGGCAGTCGCGATGAGGCCGTACGCCAGCGGGCGCGCGACATCATGACCAAAGCGATTCACCTGGCGCGCGATCTGGGTATCCGCACCATTCAACTGGCGGGTTATGACGTCTATTACGAAGAACATGACGAAGGTACGCAACAACGCTTTGCCGAAGGGCTGGCGTGGGCGGTGGAGCAAGCCGCAGCGGCGCAGGTGATGCTGGCGGTGGAGATCATGGACACCGCCTTTATGAACTCCATCAGCAAATGGAAAAAATGGGACGCGCTGCTCGCCTCGCCGTGGTTTAGCGTTTACCCGGATGTCGGCAATCTCAGCGCCTGGGGCAACGACGTCGCCGCTGAGCTGAAGCTCGGTATTGACCGCATCGCCGCCATCCACCTGAAAGACACGCAGCCGGTGACCGAGAACAGCCCCGGTCAGTTCCGCGACGTGCCGTTCGGCGAAGGGTGCGTGGATTTTGTCGGCATCTTCAAAACGCTGCATGAGCTGAACTACCGTGGCGCGTTTTTGATTGAGATGTGGACGGAAAAGGCCAAAGAGCCGGTGCTGGAAATTATCCAGGCGCGGCGCTGGATAGAAGCGCGTATGCAGGAAGGAGGATTCACATGTTAG
- the yiaY gene encoding L-threonine dehydrogenase: MAASTFFIPSVNVIGAGALKEAMNTMAEYGFRRTLIVTDSMLTTLGMAGDIQKALQERDIFSVIYDGTQPNPTTENVAAGLKLLKEHGCDSVISLGGGSPHDCAKGIALVAANGGDIRDYEGVDRSAKPQLPMIAINTTAGTASEMTRFCIITDEARHIKMAIVDKHVTPLLSVNDSSLMMGMPKSLTAATGMDALTHAIEAYVSIAATPITDACALKAISMIAENLAIAVEEGSNAQAREAMAYAQFLAGMAFNNASLGYVHAMAHQLGGFYNLPHGVCNAVLLPHVQVFNSQVAAGRLRDCAAAMGVNVTGMSEADGAKACIDAIRQLAQQVNIPAGLRDLNVKEEDISVLATNALKDACGLTNPIQATHDEIMAIYHAAM; this comes from the coding sequence ATGGCTGCTTCAACATTTTTTATTCCTTCCGTGAATGTAATCGGCGCTGGTGCATTAAAAGAAGCAATGAATACCATGGCGGAATATGGTTTTCGCCGTACATTAATTGTCACGGATAGCATGTTAACAACATTAGGCATGGCTGGAGATATTCAGAAAGCGTTGCAGGAACGCGATATTTTCAGCGTTATTTATGATGGCACGCAGCCGAACCCGACCACCGAAAACGTGGCTGCCGGGCTGAAACTCCTGAAAGAACACGGGTGCGATAGCGTAATTTCGCTGGGCGGCGGCTCTCCGCACGACTGCGCGAAAGGCATCGCGCTGGTGGCGGCGAACGGCGGCGACATCCGCGACTATGAAGGCGTGGATCGCTCCGCGAAACCTCAGCTACCGATGATTGCCATCAACACGACGGCGGGAACGGCATCAGAAATGACCCGCTTCTGCATCATTACCGACGAAGCGCGCCATATTAAGATGGCGATTGTGGATAAACACGTTACGCCGCTGCTCTCTGTGAATGACTCTTCGTTGATGATGGGGATGCCAAAATCGCTGACCGCCGCGACCGGCATGGATGCGTTAACCCACGCCATTGAAGCCTATGTTTCTATTGCCGCAACGCCGATTACTGATGCGTGCGCGTTGAAAGCCATCTCTATGATTGCGGAAAACCTGGCGATTGCCGTGGAAGAGGGCAGCAACGCGCAGGCGCGCGAAGCGATGGCCTATGCGCAATTCCTGGCTGGTATGGCGTTTAACAATGCTTCTCTGGGCTATGTCCACGCGATGGCGCACCAGCTCGGCGGCTTCTACAATCTGCCGCACGGCGTATGTAATGCGGTGCTGTTGCCGCACGTTCAGGTATTTAACAGCCAGGTCGCGGCAGGCCGTCTGCGCGACTGTGCGGCTGCGATGGGCGTTAATGTAACCGGGATGAGTGAAGCCGACGGCGCGAAAGCGTGCATTGACGCTATCCGTCAACTGGCGCAGCAGGTCAACATTCCGGCGGGTCTGCGCGACCTGAATGTGAAAGAAGAAGATATTTCCGTGCTGGCGACCAATGCGCTGAAAGACGCCTGTGGCCTGACCAACCCTATTCAGGCGACCCACGACGAGATCATGGCGATTTACCACGCGGCGATGTAA
- the aldB gene encoding aldehyde dehydrogenase AldB: MTNNPPSTRIQPGEYGFPLKLKARYDNFIGGDWVAPVDGEYYQNLTPVTGQLLCEVASSGKKDIDLALDAAHKVKEQWAHTSVQDRAAILFKIADRMEQNLELLATAETWDNGKPIRETSAADVPLAIDHFRYFASCIRAQEGGISEVDSETVAYHFHEPLGVVGQIIPWNFPLLMASWKMAPALAAGNCVVLKPARLTPLSVLLLMEIVGDLLPPGVVNVVNGAGGEIGEYLATSKRIAKVAFTGSTEVGQQIMQYATQNIIPVTLELGGKSPNIFFADVMDEEDAFFDKALEGFALFAFNQGEVCTCPSRALVQESIYERFMERAIRRVESIRSGNPLDSVTQMGAQVSQGQLETILNYIDIGKKEGADVLTGGRRKQLEGELKEGYYLEPTILFGKNNMRVFQEEIFGPVLAVTTFRTMEEALELANDTQYGLGAGVWSRNGNLAYKMGRGIQAGRVWTNCYHAYPAHAAFGGYKQSGIGRETHKMMLEHYQQTKCLLVSYSDKPLGLF; encoded by the coding sequence ATGACCAATAATCCCCCTTCAACGCGTATTCAGCCCGGCGAGTATGGTTTTCCTCTGAAATTAAAAGCCCGCTACGACAACTTTATCGGCGGAGACTGGGTCGCACCGGTAGACGGCGAGTATTACCAGAATCTGACGCCGGTGACCGGGCAACTGCTGTGTGAAGTCGCCTCTTCCGGCAAAAAAGATATCGATCTGGCGCTGGATGCCGCGCATAAAGTGAAAGAACAGTGGGCGCATACGTCCGTGCAGGATCGCGCCGCGATTCTGTTTAAGATTGCCGATCGCATGGAGCAAAACCTGGAACTGCTGGCAACGGCGGAAACCTGGGATAACGGCAAACCCATCCGTGAAACCAGCGCCGCCGACGTGCCGCTGGCGATCGACCATTTCCGCTATTTTGCGTCCTGTATCCGCGCACAAGAGGGCGGTATCAGCGAAGTTGACAGCGAAACGGTGGCCTATCACTTCCATGAACCGCTGGGCGTGGTGGGGCAGATCATCCCGTGGAACTTCCCGCTGCTGATGGCGAGCTGGAAAATGGCCCCGGCGCTGGCGGCGGGGAACTGCGTAGTGCTCAAACCTGCGCGTCTGACGCCGCTTTCGGTTCTGTTGCTGATGGAAATCGTTGGCGATCTGCTCCCGCCGGGCGTGGTCAACGTCGTGAACGGCGCGGGCGGAGAGATCGGCGAATATCTGGCGACGTCGAAGCGGATCGCGAAGGTGGCGTTTACCGGTTCGACGGAAGTCGGGCAACAGATCATGCAGTACGCGACACAAAACATTATTCCGGTAACGCTGGAGCTGGGCGGTAAGTCCCCCAATATCTTCTTCGCCGATGTGATGGATGAAGAGGATGCGTTTTTCGACAAGGCGCTGGAGGGCTTTGCGCTGTTTGCCTTTAACCAGGGCGAAGTTTGTACCTGCCCGAGCCGTGCGCTGGTACAGGAGTCTATTTATGAGCGCTTTATGGAGCGGGCCATTCGTCGCGTCGAAAGCATTCGCAGCGGTAACCCGCTCGACAGCGTTACGCAGATGGGCGCGCAGGTCTCCCAGGGTCAACTGGAAACCATCCTCAACTACATTGATATCGGTAAGAAAGAAGGCGCGGATGTGTTAACCGGCGGGCGGCGCAAGCAGCTGGAAGGAGAGCTGAAAGAGGGCTATTACCTCGAACCGACCATCCTGTTTGGTAAGAACAATATGCGCGTCTTCCAGGAGGAGATTTTTGGCCCGGTGCTGGCGGTGACGACCTTCAGGACGATGGAGGAAGCACTGGAACTGGCTAACGACACCCAGTACGGGCTTGGCGCCGGGGTCTGGAGTCGTAACGGCAACCTGGCATACAAAATGGGGCGCGGTATTCAGGCGGGACGCGTATGGACCAACTGCTATCATGCTTACCCGGCGCATGCTGCGTTCGGCGGCTATAAGCAGTCGGGGATTGGCCGCGAAACCCACAAAATGATGCTGGAGCATTATCAGCAAACCAAATGTCTGCTGGTGAGCTATTCCGATAAACCGCTGGGGCTGTTTTAA